In the genome of Pelagibacterium nitratireducens, one region contains:
- a CDS encoding 4-oxalomesaconate tautomerase, with product MTRQAAIPCILIRGGTSKGPYFVTTDLPADVESRDKVLLAAMGSPDARQIDGVGGATTLTSKVAMVQPSSREGVDVDYLFAQVSITDAFVDTAPSCGNILAGVGPFAIERGMVEITGDETAVTIFNINTNSRIEAVVKTDADGVIYDGDTEIAGVPGTAAPVRLNFMDIVGSKTGKLLPTGNLVEEINGIEVTLIDVAVPMMIFRAADLGKTGYETPSELDADADFFARMEAMRVIAGERMGLGDVTGKVIPKVAMLSQPKGEGHIAARYFVPQNTHAAFAVTGGLCVSTCAMLEGSISDGLAKRPEGDDRLVLIEHPSGLLDVALKTKGSGVDLEVLSGGAIRTARKLMAGELYVPADLLK from the coding sequence ATGACCCGACAAGCTGCCATTCCTTGCATTCTCATCCGCGGCGGGACCTCAAAAGGCCCGTATTTCGTGACCACCGACCTTCCGGCCGATGTCGAAAGCCGCGACAAGGTTCTCCTGGCAGCCATGGGGTCGCCAGATGCGCGCCAAATTGATGGGGTGGGGGGCGCAACAACGCTCACCTCAAAGGTCGCAATGGTGCAGCCATCGAGCCGCGAAGGCGTCGATGTAGACTATCTCTTCGCCCAGGTCTCGATCACCGATGCGTTCGTGGATACCGCCCCGTCCTGCGGCAATATACTTGCCGGTGTCGGCCCGTTCGCTATTGAGCGTGGTATGGTCGAAATTACCGGCGATGAGACTGCCGTCACCATTTTCAACATCAATACCAACAGCCGCATCGAAGCCGTCGTCAAGACTGATGCTGACGGCGTTATCTATGACGGCGATACCGAAATTGCCGGCGTGCCGGGCACAGCTGCGCCCGTCCGCCTAAACTTCATGGATATCGTCGGTTCTAAGACCGGCAAGCTTCTGCCCACCGGCAATCTCGTCGAAGAGATCAACGGCATAGAAGTCACCCTGATTGACGTGGCCGTTCCGATGATGATCTTCCGCGCTGCCGACTTGGGCAAGACGGGCTACGAAACCCCGTCCGAGCTCGACGCCGATGCCGATTTCTTCGCACGTATGGAAGCCATGCGTGTGATCGCCGGAGAGCGCATGGGGCTCGGCGACGTCACCGGCAAGGTAATCCCCAAGGTCGCGATGTTGTCCCAACCCAAAGGCGAAGGGCATATCGCCGCGCGCTATTTCGTGCCTCAGAACACCCATGCCGCCTTTGCTGTCACCGGCGGGCTGTGCGTATCCACATGCGCCATGCTCGAAGGTTCGATTTCCGACGGGCTGGCAAAGCGACCCGAGGGTGACGATCGCCTTGTTCTCATTGAACACCCTTCTGGGCTCCTTGACGTGGCGCTCAAGACAAAGGGCAGTGGTGTCGATCTCGAAGTTCTGAGCGGTGGTGCGATCCGTACGGCTCGCAAACTGATGGCAGGCGAACTCTACGTTCCTGCCGACCTGCTCAAATAA
- a CDS encoding tripartite tricarboxylate transporter permease: protein MLDVLFSALAELLTPHHMMFLTLGVLLGLVIGILPGLGGIVGLSLLLPFLYGMDQTSALAMLIGLVAIIPTSDTFASVLMGIPGSTASQATVLDGFPLAKKGQAARALSAAFSASLMGGLFGALILTGFVVIARPLILSFSSAELFALTLFGLSMVGVLSGNNLAKGVAAAALGLAFGAVGAAPATGEYRMDFGLLYLSTGIPLVIVALGLFAVPEIVDLLRGGSSIASKSSSLGQGWRQGLKDTWTYKWLALRCSGLGAVIGAIPGLGGSVVDWIAYGHVVQTSKDRSQYGKGDIRGVIAPESANNAKEGGGLIPTLLFGIPGSGSMAVFLAGLILLGIQPGPAMADRNLDVTYTIVWSLALANVIGTLLCIVAAPGIARLTTIRYTLIAPFMIMVITFASFQATRSLNDLVALLIVGAIGVLLKRFGWPRPGFLIGFVLATQAERYLYQAVQFSGWGFLTRPLVIGIIVLTVVSVWLGARTRPGEEAAKVSTEGTTELAQAGQLWPQILFGVAVLAGFAFVFWESFGLSQLGGIFPTWVAVVGIVATLVAMVPLLTGKTESTANFDTEVTPREHDVRGGAWAMLGWLAAFVAAVAIAGYFAALLVFFVVFLRTMAKASWLKTILLTLAAAIFMMVLARSLNLVMPAGFLQGQFRFPWPFR, encoded by the coding sequence ATGCTCGACGTACTTTTTTCAGCGCTCGCTGAACTGCTGACCCCTCACCACATGATGTTTCTGACCCTCGGCGTGCTGCTGGGCCTGGTCATTGGCATTCTGCCCGGCCTTGGCGGCATCGTCGGTTTGTCACTGCTGCTGCCTTTCCTCTACGGCATGGATCAAACCTCGGCACTGGCCATGCTTATCGGCCTCGTCGCCATCATTCCCACCTCCGACACCTTTGCGTCGGTGCTGATGGGCATTCCAGGCTCGACGGCCAGTCAGGCAACCGTTCTCGATGGATTTCCACTCGCCAAGAAGGGGCAGGCTGCCCGCGCGTTGTCGGCGGCGTTCTCGGCTTCGCTCATGGGCGGTCTGTTCGGCGCCCTGATCCTTACCGGCTTTGTTGTTATCGCCCGCCCGCTTATCCTGAGCTTTTCCTCGGCCGAACTGTTCGCCCTCACTCTTTTCGGCCTCTCGATGGTCGGCGTCCTCTCGGGCAACAACCTTGCCAAGGGCGTCGCTGCTGCCGCTTTGGGCCTGGCCTTCGGCGCCGTCGGCGCAGCGCCAGCCACTGGCGAGTATCGCATGGATTTCGGCCTACTCTATCTCTCGACCGGTATTCCGCTGGTGATCGTGGCGCTGGGCCTGTTCGCCGTGCCCGAAATTGTCGACCTGCTGCGCGGTGGCTCCTCGATTGCCAGCAAATCTTCTTCTCTGGGGCAGGGGTGGCGGCAGGGGCTCAAGGACACTTGGACCTACAAATGGCTCGCTCTACGCTGTTCGGGCCTTGGTGCAGTCATCGGCGCCATCCCCGGGCTTGGCGGCTCGGTCGTGGACTGGATCGCCTATGGCCACGTCGTTCAGACCTCTAAGGACCGCTCGCAATACGGCAAGGGTGATATTCGAGGTGTGATCGCGCCGGAATCCGCCAACAATGCCAAGGAAGGCGGCGGGCTCATCCCCACGCTTTTGTTTGGCATCCCCGGCTCGGGGTCCATGGCGGTGTTTCTGGCGGGCCTCATCCTCCTCGGCATCCAGCCGGGTCCGGCGATGGCCGACCGCAATCTGGATGTGACCTACACCATCGTGTGGTCGCTGGCCCTGGCCAATGTGATCGGCACACTGCTCTGCATCGTCGCCGCACCTGGTATCGCGCGCCTGACCACCATCCGCTACACGCTCATCGCGCCGTTCATGATCATGGTCATAACGTTTGCGTCCTTTCAGGCTACCCGGTCTCTCAACGACCTTGTTGCTCTGCTGATCGTGGGTGCCATTGGCGTTCTTCTCAAGCGCTTCGGCTGGCCGCGTCCAGGCTTCCTGATCGGTTTCGTTCTTGCCACCCAGGCCGAACGATATCTTTATCAGGCAGTCCAGTTCTCGGGTTGGGGTTTTCTCACCCGTCCGCTGGTTATCGGTATCATCGTGCTCACGGTGGTGTCGGTCTGGCTCGGCGCCCGCACCCGGCCGGGCGAAGAGGCGGCAAAGGTCAGCACCGAAGGTACGACCGAACTCGCTCAGGCGGGCCAGTTATGGCCTCAGATACTGTTCGGGGTTGCAGTTCTTGCTGGCTTTGCCTTCGTGTTCTGGGAATCGTTCGGCCTGTCACAGCTTGGCGGCATCTTTCCCACATGGGTCGCCGTCGTCGGGATCGTGGCAACGCTTGTTGCCATGGTGCCGCTACTGACGGGCAAGACGGAATCCACTGCCAATTTCGATACCGAGGTCACCCCGCGTGAACACGATGTCAGGGGCGGTGCATGGGCCATGTTGGGCTGGCTTGCCGCCTTTGTTGCCGCCGTCGCCATTGCCGGCTATTTCGCGGCGCTGCTGGTGTTCTTTGTGGTCTTCCTTAGGACGATGGCCAAGGCCAGCTGGCTCAAGACCATTCTTCTAACGCTCGCCGCAGCGATCTTCATGATGGTTCTGGCCCGCTCACTGAACCTCGTCATGCCGGCCGGGTTCCTGCAGGGCCAGTTCCGCTTTCCCTGGCCGTTCCGCTAA
- a CDS encoding Bug family tripartite tricarboxylate transporter substrate binding protein: MKNALRFARGLAVSAVMAASIAIAPASVQAQEVDFSGQTVEWWIPFSEGGGSDVWARFYAPYLSKHLPGQPNVIVRNVPGGGSITGANEFVARAEPDGLSLLGTSGSTQFPFLLGDSRVQYDYAELEPVLVSPTGGVVYVPASLGISDASEMGELMGTELVYASQGATSLDLVPLLAFEVLGLDVRHVFGMTGRGDGRLAFERGEATIDYQTSSAYLTNVVPLVEAGDAVPLFSWGVLDSEGNVQRDPTFPDLPHFLEAYEMVHGEMGAAGIELQAYLAFFGSGFAAQKPAMLPNGTPPEIVAAYRQAFVDAVADPELQAAKVEILGEYDQAVGDEVAGVYTAATTIDPVARDWVRQFLTENYQVTLE; the protein is encoded by the coding sequence ATGAAAAATGCACTTCGCTTCGCGCGGGGTTTGGCCGTGTCCGCCGTTATGGCGGCCTCGATTGCCATTGCGCCGGCCTCTGTTCAGGCCCAGGAGGTCGACTTTTCCGGCCAGACAGTTGAATGGTGGATTCCGTTCTCAGAAGGTGGGGGGTCCGACGTCTGGGCGCGCTTTTACGCACCCTATCTGTCCAAGCACCTGCCCGGGCAACCAAACGTGATCGTTCGCAACGTCCCCGGCGGCGGCTCGATCACCGGCGCCAACGAATTCGTCGCACGCGCCGAACCCGATGGACTTTCTCTGCTTGGTACGTCGGGTTCGACCCAGTTCCCGTTCCTGCTCGGCGATAGCCGCGTTCAATATGACTACGCCGAACTTGAGCCCGTTCTGGTTTCCCCGACCGGCGGTGTGGTTTACGTCCCGGCCAGCCTCGGGATTTCCGACGCATCCGAAATGGGCGAGCTCATGGGCACCGAACTGGTTTATGCCAGCCAGGGCGCAACCTCGCTCGATCTCGTTCCGCTTTTGGCCTTTGAAGTGCTGGGCCTCGACGTGCGTCATGTCTTCGGCATGACCGGCCGCGGCGATGGCCGTCTGGCATTCGAGCGTGGCGAAGCCACAATCGATTACCAGACCTCGTCGGCCTACCTCACCAACGTAGTCCCGCTTGTCGAAGCCGGCGACGCTGTTCCGCTCTTTTCCTGGGGCGTGCTCGATTCGGAAGGCAACGTCCAGCGTGACCCGACCTTCCCCGATCTGCCACACTTCCTTGAAGCTTACGAAATGGTTCATGGTGAAATGGGCGCAGCAGGAATCGAACTGCAGGCCTATCTCGCCTTCTTTGGTTCGGGCTTTGCTGCCCAGAAGCCGGCCATGCTTCCCAACGGAACTCCACCTGAGATCGTGGCGGCCTACCGTCAGGCTTTCGTCGACGCCGTCGCAGATCCTGAACTCCAGGCCGCAAAGGTTGAAATCTTGGGTGAATACGACCAGGCCGTCGGTGACGAGGTAGCCGGTGTTTACACCGCTGCGACGACCATCGACCCTGTGGCCCGTGACTGGGTGCGTCAGTTCCTGACAGAGAACTACCAGGTCACTCTCGAATAG